The following proteins come from a genomic window of Mechercharimyces sp. CAU 1602:
- a CDS encoding cytochrome c oxidase assembly protein codes for MTSVEVWRQFLMPGMWDLRLNLLLFLVGLGLTIQMVMERRKPVWERKISGMEVAFSLTALLLFYMAEGSPIKVIGHELFSFHMVEMSMLYLVLPPFILLGVPKKSWRSLWNRGGTRLVMQMGTHPIISLILFHAFLSLYHVPLIFEQVMAVPLLHASAHLILLLTAMLMWWPIICPISELDRLSEIQKVGYIFAASVLLTPACALIIFSQHLLFPSYMGSSVFADVVALDDQQLGGVLMKVIQEIAYGSALGYVFFSWARKERARDRKEESLRQKNVRRDPYPKM; via the coding sequence ATGACTTCGGTTGAGGTATGGCGGCAATTTTTAATGCCAGGTATGTGGGATCTACGTCTCAATCTTTTGCTCTTCCTGGTTGGTTTAGGGTTAACGATTCAGATGGTAATGGAAAGACGAAAGCCGGTGTGGGAGCGAAAAATTTCCGGAATGGAGGTAGCCTTCTCTCTAACTGCCCTTCTCCTCTTTTATATGGCGGAAGGGAGCCCCATTAAAGTGATTGGACATGAGTTGTTTAGCTTTCATATGGTAGAGATGTCTATGCTATATCTCGTGTTACCTCCATTTATCCTATTAGGTGTTCCGAAAAAAAGCTGGCGCTCTTTATGGAATAGGGGTGGTACTCGCCTTGTCATGCAGATGGGTACGCACCCGATTATATCACTCATTCTTTTTCACGCCTTTCTTTCTTTGTATCATGTACCATTAATATTTGAGCAAGTGATGGCAGTACCACTACTTCATGCTAGCGCCCACCTGATTTTGTTGTTGACAGCCATGTTGATGTGGTGGCCAATCATCTGCCCTATATCAGAGCTGGATCGCCTAAGTGAGATTCAAAAAGTAGGGTATATCTTTGCTGCTTCGGTTCTATTAACGCCGGCGTGTGCTTTGATTATTTTTTCACAACACCTGCTCTTTCCTTCTTATATGGGTTCATCGGTTTTTGCTGATGTAGTGGCGTTGGATGATCAACAATTGGGCGGAGTTTTAATGAAAGTGATTCAGGAGATTGCGTACGGATCTGCGCTCGGATATGTGTTTTTTTCATGGGCACGTAAAGAACGAGCACGAGATCGGAAAGAAGAAAGTTTACGTCAAAAAAACGTCCGCCGCGATCCCTATCCCAAAATGTAG
- a CDS encoding cytochrome C oxidase subunit IV family protein — protein MADTSSASSGKLIFSFFIMLGLTVASFLIVATKNLSITWIFWTIFVLAWVQVFFQLYTFMHLNEKGSQMQRIFILTGFLFSIIIAFSLMYFK, from the coding sequence ATGGCAGATACATCTTCAGCGAGTAGTGGTAAGCTTATTTTCTCTTTCTTTATTATGTTAGGTTTAACTGTTGCGTCCTTTTTAATCGTTGCAACTAAAAACTTGAGCATCACATGGATTTTTTGGACGATCTTTGTGCTTGCTTGGGTCCAGGTTTTTTTTCAGTTGTATACGTTTATGCACCTCAATGAAAAAGGGAGTCAGATGCAGCGTATTTTTATTCTCACTGGCTTTCTCTTCAGTATTATTATCGCCTTTTCACTCATGTACTTTAAATAA
- a CDS encoding SCO family protein, protein MRKAIILTSIILIMAAVIMIAFANITAPDKPVVEKKETEEPVQEEALNWEVPAFSLTNQMGETVSLTDFKGKVWLANMVFTRCPDVCPPMTSKMSGVQQTLKEKGLDVEIVSFSVDPEYDQPKQLQEFIEKNGVDTSNWSFLTNEGDYEKMKSFLTSTFRSAVEKQETGSEDLPVLVSHSTNFFLVNKEGKIVDHYDNLDPETEEVIRAVEKLKNK, encoded by the coding sequence ATGCGAAAGGCGATCATTTTAACGAGTATCATTTTGATTATGGCAGCTGTCATTATGATTGCATTTGCCAATATAACAGCGCCCGACAAGCCGGTGGTAGAGAAGAAAGAAACAGAAGAACCGGTACAAGAGGAAGCGCTTAACTGGGAGGTTCCGGCTTTCTCATTAACTAATCAGATGGGGGAGACGGTTTCGTTAACTGATTTCAAGGGGAAAGTATGGCTTGCCAACATGGTGTTTACGCGTTGCCCAGATGTATGCCCTCCAATGACTAGCAAAATGAGTGGTGTACAGCAAACACTGAAGGAGAAAGGGTTGGATGTGGAAATTGTCTCATTCAGTGTCGATCCTGAGTATGATCAACCGAAACAGTTGCAAGAGTTTATTGAAAAGAATGGAGTAGACACAAGTAACTGGTCTTTTCTCACCAATGAAGGCGATTATGAAAAAATGAAATCCTTTTTAACCAGCACCTTTCGCTCAGCTGTGGAGAAACAAGAAACAGGTTCAGAGGATCTACCTGTTCTTGTTAGTCACTCGACCAATTTCTTCTTAGTCAACAAAGAAGGTAAGATTGTGGATCACTATGATAACCTGGATCCAGAAACAGAAGAAGTGATCCGTGCAGTGGAAAAACTGAAAAATAAGTGA
- a CDS encoding sortase: MRAVLGLIGCALLIGGLYLFLSNGLSFWEQYQVAEVDVEAARKVDQNWDDRKLLPVIKGEDQQMNPLRGEQIGKLIIPRVGYNLPIVEGTSDADLKKGVGRYIGEGMVFPGEQGHVSLAGHNNTVFSELGELENGDRITIKMNSKQFVYQVHKTYIVDADDTNVLVPTEDATLTLVTCYPFGLLSEAKERYIIEAKLIEAK, translated from the coding sequence ATGAGAGCCGTATTAGGTTTGATTGGTTGTGCACTTTTGATCGGTGGACTATATCTATTCTTGAGCAATGGGCTCTCCTTTTGGGAACAGTATCAAGTGGCTGAGGTAGATGTGGAAGCGGCACGTAAGGTGGATCAGAACTGGGATGATCGTAAGCTGCTCCCTGTCATAAAGGGAGAGGACCAACAGATGAATCCACTGCGGGGCGAACAGATTGGGAAACTAATCATTCCGCGTGTCGGTTATAACCTGCCGATTGTGGAAGGAACGAGTGATGCGGATCTAAAAAAAGGTGTGGGCAGATATATAGGAGAAGGAATGGTTTTCCCCGGTGAACAGGGCCATGTTTCTCTAGCTGGTCACAATAATACGGTTTTTTCCGAGTTGGGTGAACTGGAGAATGGTGATCGCATCACGATTAAAATGAATAGTAAACAGTTTGTTTATCAAGTGCATAAAACCTATATTGTGGATGCGGACGATACCAACGTGTTAGTGCCGACAGAAGATGCAACCCTAACGCTTGTGACGTGCTATCCCTTTGGGTTATTATCCGAAGCAAAAGAGCGTTATATCATCGAAGCAAAGTTGATTGAAGCAAAGTAA